A single Acetivibrio cellulolyticus CD2 DNA region contains:
- a CDS encoding bifunctional diguanylate cyclase/phosphohydrolase, giving the protein MYSKFDSKLVKSFKSNLPTLAYLISFAILIILTARECKVFNLFIILITIFSALMLAAKFLTNNWYIKRLLSVVAFVVYIAIVKTNSMEYIFKFITNKWSFIVIVYVLLLDDWIIPLIVGLYPALRLALLIPEVIEGNSKYALAQVIGNVNGQLAYTVSTVIIYRMFSKLIVERNRYRNLSINDSLTGMVNFSHTIEMAKKMLQKGNISILLTDMDRFKQVNETYGHIAGNKVLIEVAKLLKKEVEGFESIIGRLGGDEFIIVLRNDGSQEILNLGKRLQEIMADKVFVIDPEIDPISLSFSVGQANSTSMEDDVEKLLNKADINMYYNKYKNHRLNIFINKDTPKLCKEGYELLNVLAEKDMYTYVHSGYTAQYAAALARELGYSEDKVNSLYTAGWLHDIGKVLISNDIVRKCGSLTDEEYIFIKNHVNYGISILNDLELSKETLNCVQYHHEFWDGSGYPQGLEGENIPPEARILQIADSYSAMIIKRVYRKTFTPEEALEEITKNKGKQFDPEYVNVFEGFIKSSMGMELA; this is encoded by the coding sequence ATGTATAGTAAGTTTGACAGCAAATTAGTTAAAAGCTTTAAATCTAATTTGCCTACGTTAGCGTATTTGATTAGTTTTGCTATTTTAATAATTCTTACGGCCAGGGAATGCAAAGTTTTCAATCTGTTTATTATTTTGATTACTATTTTTTCTGCTTTGATGCTTGCAGCTAAGTTTTTAACAAATAATTGGTATATAAAGCGTTTATTAAGTGTAGTGGCTTTTGTTGTATATATCGCAATTGTTAAAACGAATTCAATGGAGTATATTTTTAAATTTATAACAAACAAGTGGAGTTTTATAGTGATCGTATATGTTCTACTTTTAGATGATTGGATTATTCCGCTTATTGTAGGATTGTATCCAGCATTAAGGCTTGCCTTATTGATTCCAGAAGTGATTGAAGGAAACAGCAAATATGCATTGGCACAAGTAATCGGAAATGTAAATGGACAATTGGCATACACTGTTTCTACTGTAATTATATACCGGATGTTTTCAAAGCTGATTGTTGAGAGAAATCGATATCGTAATTTGAGTATTAATGATTCGCTCACGGGAATGGTGAATTTTTCTCATACAATAGAAATGGCTAAGAAAATGCTTCAAAAAGGCAATATTTCAATTCTATTGACTGATATGGACAGGTTTAAACAGGTGAATGAAACATATGGGCATATTGCTGGTAATAAGGTGTTAATTGAAGTAGCAAAACTTTTGAAAAAGGAAGTAGAGGGGTTTGAAAGCATTATTGGAAGACTTGGTGGAGATGAATTCATTATAGTATTAAGAAATGATGGAAGTCAGGAAATTTTGAATTTGGGAAAAAGGCTTCAGGAAATTATGGCGGATAAGGTTTTTGTTATAGACCCTGAAATAGACCCTATAAGTCTTTCATTCTCTGTTGGCCAGGCCAATTCAACATCAATGGAGGATGATGTCGAAAAGCTCCTTAATAAAGCAGATATTAACATGTATTATAACAAGTATAAAAACCACAGGTTAAATATTTTTATAAATAAAGATACTCCAAAACTTTGCAAGGAAGGGTATGAACTTTTAAATGTCCTTGCAGAAAAGGATATGTACACTTATGTACATTCTGGATATACTGCTCAATATGCAGCTGCGCTTGCCAGAGAACTGGGGTATTCGGAAGATAAGGTAAACTCACTTTATACTGCCGGATGGCTTCATGATATAGGGAAAGTACTGATTTCAAATGATATAGTAAGAAAGTGCGGTTCATTAACAGATGAGGAATATATTTTTATTAAGAATCATGTTAATTATGGAATCAGTATTTTGAATGACTTGGAGCTTTCTAAAGAAACACTTAATTGTGTTCAATATCATCATGAATTTTGGGATGGTTCAGGCTATCCGCAAGGGCTTGAGGGAGAAAATATTCCTCCCGAAGCGAGAATTTTGCAAATTGCCGATTCTTATTCTGCAATGATAATTAAAAGAGTATACAGAAAGACATTTACACCAGAGGAAGCTCTTGAAGAAATAACCAAAAATAAAGGTAAACAGTTTGATCCGGAGTATGTTAATGTATTTGAAGGTTTTATTAAAAGCAGTATGGGCATGGAACTTGCCTAA
- a CDS encoding ACT domain-containing protein — MRAIVTVIGKDKVGIIASLSNILANCNVNILDISQTTMQDVFTMIMLVDISGLSISFSGLAEQLEKKGVEIGLSVKIQHEDIFDSMHQI; from the coding sequence ATGAGAGCGATAGTGACTGTTATTGGAAAGGATAAAGTTGGAATTATTGCTTCGTTGAGTAATATACTTGCTAATTGCAATGTAAATATTTTAGATATTTCACAGACTACAATGCAGGATGTTTTTACGATGATAATGTTGGTTGATATTTCGGGGTTGTCTATTTCTTTTTCAGGTTTAGCTGAGCAACTGGAGAAAAAAGGTGTTGAAATAGGCTTATCTGTTAAAATTCAGCATGAAGATATTTTTGACTCCATGCACCAGATATAA
- a CDS encoding EAL domain-containing protein, producing MFILIASIFISCQVVYGDKPVVVYQSEDNYPPYKFSQNGKFNGFEIELSNIIFADGDYNVEFSTDSWSRVYDGVANDKIDTCGLVAINEERKRELLFSNVVLKGYISIYTRSDFNIVSVKDLEQYHVGVGYKQYTEEILHDVVGIKNYSTFSTVEEALEALDKGTIDVLFENQEAVNYYLIEKELKTRIKSQESNLYPVQLAYGVRKGNKDLVKYVNKKLEYLISTGEYENLYQKYFGAHSEYYDNYHRNKFIFITVLIIIIFILLQVHIKRLKKKITRAYRELRKHHEWLEVTISSIGEAIIATDEKGVIMFTNLEAQKMFSLSEDEFMKKCLNEVLGGLMDENGAPCSFSVEEVINRGVKLNLESISVLASTDGNEHLVTGAILPIRNELGEIIGTVSAIKDITEIKRSEKRIYDMEYYDSLTGLPNKALFSDRLNMALANARRSGLKCAIIILDLDNFKTINDTLGHACGDEILKQMGEKIKGYIREVDTVARFAGDEFIILQPNVRLLTDITRAVERIIEKFQKPWILEGREYYVTASIGIAVYPNDGEDEQTLIRNADIAMYKAKETGKNSYEMFMESMNKNIIDKLDMENSLRHALEKEEFVLFYQPQIDIKTGNIIGVEALIRWNREGIGLVPPMEFIPMIEESGLIIPLGEWVLRAACMQNVEWIRKGIKPVLIAVNLSAKQFQQQNLVKIIENVLNETGLDPKLLELEITESIAMQDIDFTIAVLKELREKGIRISLDDFGTGYSSLNYLKMLPIDTLKIDKSFVRDITSNSNEEAIAKSVISLAHKMHLSVVAEGVETKEQLEFLKEHMCDKVQGFLLSKPLQANEAEILLRKM from the coding sequence ATGTTTATATTAATAGCAAGTATATTCATAAGTTGCCAGGTTGTATATGGTGATAAACCTGTTGTTGTTTATCAATCTGAAGACAATTATCCACCTTATAAATTCAGCCAAAATGGAAAATTTAATGGTTTTGAAATTGAACTATCAAATATTATTTTTGCTGATGGTGATTATAATGTTGAATTTTCAACAGATTCCTGGAGCAGAGTTTATGATGGTGTTGCTAATGATAAAATCGATACTTGTGGTTTAGTTGCTATAAATGAAGAAAGAAAGAGAGAACTCTTATTTTCAAATGTTGTATTAAAAGGCTATATTTCAATATATACCAGAAGCGATTTTAATATTGTTTCCGTTAAGGATTTGGAGCAGTATCATGTTGGCGTTGGATATAAGCAGTACACCGAGGAGATATTACATGATGTTGTTGGAATTAAAAATTATTCTACATTCAGCACGGTAGAAGAAGCTTTAGAAGCATTGGATAAGGGAACGATAGATGTTCTTTTTGAAAATCAGGAAGCAGTGAACTACTATTTGATTGAAAAGGAACTAAAGACAAGAATCAAGTCGCAGGAAAGTAATCTTTATCCGGTTCAGCTGGCATATGGTGTGAGGAAGGGAAATAAGGACCTTGTAAAATATGTAAATAAAAAGCTTGAATATCTGATAAGTACAGGTGAGTATGAAAATTTATATCAGAAATATTTTGGCGCTCACTCAGAGTATTATGATAATTATCATAGAAACAAGTTTATATTCATTACAGTTTTGATAATTATTATTTTTATTTTGCTACAGGTTCATATTAAGCGTCTTAAAAAGAAAATAACGAGAGCTTATAGGGAGCTTAGAAAACATCATGAGTGGTTGGAAGTAACTATTTCAAGCATAGGTGAAGCGATAATTGCGACTGACGAAAAGGGCGTTATTATGTTTACAAATCTTGAGGCACAAAAAATGTTTTCCTTATCCGAAGATGAGTTTATGAAAAAATGTCTGAATGAAGTTCTTGGTGGATTAATGGATGAGAATGGAGCGCCATGCAGCTTTTCCGTGGAAGAAGTAATAAATCGAGGAGTTAAACTAAACCTGGAAAGTATATCGGTATTAGCCTCTACTGATGGTAACGAACATCTTGTTACAGGAGCGATTTTGCCAATAAGAAATGAATTAGGAGAAATAATTGGTACGGTGAGTGCGATTAAGGATATTACTGAAATAAAGAGGTCTGAAAAGAGAATATATGATATGGAGTATTATGACTCTCTTACGGGTTTGCCGAATAAGGCGTTATTTTCCGATAGGCTCAATATGGCATTGGCTAATGCACGTAGAAGTGGTTTAAAATGTGCAATTATCATTCTTGATCTCGACAATTTTAAAACAATTAATGATACATTAGGACATGCTTGTGGTGATGAAATATTAAAACAGATGGGTGAAAAGATCAAAGGCTATATAAGAGAAGTTGATACGGTTGCAAGGTTTGCCGGAGACGAGTTTATTATCCTACAGCCTAATGTAAGGCTTTTAACTGATATTACAAGAGCTGTAGAGAGGATAATTGAAAAGTTCCAAAAGCCATGGATTTTGGAGGGAAGAGAATATTATGTAACTGCAAGTATTGGAATAGCTGTTTATCCTAATGATGGAGAAGATGAGCAGACCTTAATAAGAAATGCCGACATAGCAATGTACAAGGCAAAAGAAACCGGGAAAAATAGTTATGAGATGTTTATGGAATCAATGAATAAAAATATAATTGACAAGCTTGATATGGAAAATAGCTTAAGACATGCACTAGAGAAAGAGGAATTTGTACTGTTCTATCAACCTCAGATAGACATTAAAACTGGAAATATTATTGGGGTGGAAGCTCTAATAAGGTGGAATCGTGAGGGGATTGGACTTGTACCTCCAATGGAGTTCATACCTATGATTGAAGAATCGGGTTTAATTATCCCTTTAGGGGAATGGGTACTTAGAGCCGCATGTATGCAGAATGTTGAATGGATAAGAAAGGGTATTAAACCGGTATTAATAGCCGTAAACCTTTCTGCAAAGCAGTTTCAACAGCAAAACCTTGTTAAAATAATTGAGAATGTGCTCAATGAAACCGGTCTTGATCCAAAACTCCTTGAACTTGAAATAACTGAGAGTATTGCGATGCAAGATATTGATTTTACGATAGCAGTTTTAAAAGAATTGAGAGAAAAGGGAATTAGAATTTCCCTGGACGATTTTGGTACAGGGTATTCATCTTTAAATTATTTAAAGATGCTGCCAATCGATACACTGAAGATAGATAAGAGCTTTGTGCGAGATATAACATCAAACTCCAATGAAGAAGCTATTGCTAAGTCAGTTATCAGTCTTGCTCATAAAATGCATCTTTCAGTGGTGGCAGAAGGTGTAGAGACAAAAGAACAGCTGGAATTTCTAAAGGAGCATATGTGTGATAAGGTGCAGGGATTTTTATTAAGCAAACCGTTACAAGCAAATGAGGCTGAGATATTATTGAGAAAAATGTAA
- a CDS encoding anti-sigma factor domain-containing protein: MKILEFFKTMKFSREELLEFVKNKKVTKRDLLKFPGTKKVVRNEYLDSIDRIKQGDAIARKDFTDRHKGFILETISHSLGKSTVPKNSPEFDIGLDAFDHSIDLFNPDKDKDFLLFSEQIIKEWVLSYIREGNTNHTLDQIDEEKYYLYCNYESTKDISQFKMNLWEYGIKLGELPNLSPDEKQNIGICVRIARKLYNDNDLFQKVAKDKTLSLEDFTDSIKVDKRIFYKHKKYIIALTLILKNNLKLLCSYLKNVNLRNDYSENIGVILEVNNDQAILFTLQGEFLTIKLSKTSKVGEQIKFGSYRIQKKNANMKYIVAACAVTSIIIFYAIYQGCMLVINNDKPVAAYNTEVTPVPSYNKNATDTQKNTSDNLIAEAINTVEPEITSTPSVDSTPTKTSAILVLEPSDSIVPATRPINTNAVATPVKSTKVSPIPTTVTKKASSVPGEVRISSDFYKVHVGNQYTIHFYLKSGNNGTSLILYQNGKEYTKFDLVDKTPRPQARRVTFKATVPGTYTYRWELRNEFGSTSSKTITVNVLK, encoded by the coding sequence ATGAAAATTTTAGAGTTTTTTAAGACAATGAAGTTTTCCAGAGAGGAACTTTTAGAATTTGTTAAAAATAAAAAGGTTACTAAACGTGATCTTTTAAAGTTCCCTGGAACAAAAAAGGTTGTCAGAAATGAATATTTAGATTCTATTGATAGGATAAAACAAGGTGATGCTATTGCAAGAAAGGATTTTACAGATAGGCATAAAGGTTTTATTTTAGAAACAATTTCACATTCTTTAGGCAAGTCTACAGTTCCTAAAAACAGTCCTGAATTTGATATTGGATTGGATGCTTTTGATCATTCAATTGATTTGTTTAATCCTGATAAAGATAAGGATTTTCTCTTATTTTCAGAACAAATCATAAAGGAATGGGTGCTAAGTTATATAAGAGAAGGAAACACTAATCACACTCTGGACCAGATTGATGAAGAGAAATATTACCTTTATTGTAATTATGAATCCACAAAGGATATATCACAATTCAAAATGAATCTATGGGAGTATGGAATAAAACTTGGCGAATTACCTAATTTGTCTCCTGATGAAAAGCAAAATATTGGAATATGTGTAAGAATCGCCAGGAAGTTATATAATGATAATGATCTCTTCCAAAAAGTTGCTAAAGATAAGACTCTCTCTTTAGAAGACTTTACTGATAGTATAAAGGTAGATAAACGAATCTTTTATAAACATAAAAAATACATTATAGCTCTCACCTTGATTCTAAAGAATAATCTTAAGCTGTTATGCAGTTATTTAAAAAATGTAAACTTAAGAAATGACTATAGTGAAAATATTGGAGTTATACTTGAAGTTAACAATGATCAAGCAATTCTTTTTACACTTCAGGGTGAATTTCTAACCATTAAACTCAGTAAAACCAGCAAAGTTGGTGAACAAATCAAATTTGGAAGTTATAGGATACAAAAAAAGAATGCGAATATGAAATATATAGTGGCAGCTTGCGCAGTGACCAGTATAATAATCTTTTATGCAATATATCAGGGATGTATGCTGGTTATTAATAACGATAAGCCAGTAGCCGCTTACAATACTGAGGTCACTCCCGTACCAAGTTATAACAAAAATGCTACAGACACACAAAAAAATACATCTGATAATTTGATTGCAGAAGCTATAAATACTGTTGAACCCGAAATTACATCTACTCCTTCTGTGGACAGCACACCAACAAAAACATCTGCAATACTTGTACTCGAACCCTCTGATAGTATTGTACCTGCTACCAGACCTATTAATACAAATGCAGTTGCTACACCTGTAAAATCTACTAAAGTTTCCCCAATCCCAACTACTGTCACAAAAAAAGCAAGCAGCGTTCCTGGCGAAGTCCGTATAAGCTCGGATTTTTACAAGGTTCATGTAGGTAATCAATACACTATACATTTTTATTTAAAGAGTGGTAACAATGGAACCTCACTGATTTTATACCAAAACGGCAAAGAATATACAAAGTTTGATCTTGTAGATAAAACCCCCCGTCCTCAAGCGAGGAGAGTTACATTTAAAGCAACTGTTCCAGGAACATACACTTACAGGTGGGAGCTTAGAAATGAATTTGGTTCAACAAGCAGTAAAACTATAACCGTAAATGTTCTTAAGTAA
- a CDS encoding putative DNA modification/repair radical SAM protein: protein MELQKKLEILSAAAKYDVSCSSSGSSRKNTKGGLGNGSACGICHSWSDDGRCISLLKILQTNSCIYDCAYCVNRLSNDIPRATFTPHEVAGLTINFYRRNYIEGLFLSSSIIKSPNYTMEQLYESVRLLREEYNFNGYIHLKAIPGADLSLIEASGRLVDRMSLNIELPSNKGLQLLAPQKTRETILKPMGFVNSKIIETKDNRKFFKSSSNFVPAGQSTQLIVGATPDHDLKILRLSESLYKGYKLKRVYYSAYVPVSTNPKLPLISKPPLLREHRLYQADWLLRFYGFNSSELLDEKYPDFDTELDPKSSWALRNIHLFPVDINKADYEMLLRIPGVGVRSAQKIIAARRVKLLDFDDLKKLGIVLKRARFFITCKGKYFSNIALNEFHIRQALTDKSKLSQDNWEQISMFSNLVEIPTPEDKFMSLAGEL from the coding sequence ATGGAGCTACAAAAAAAACTTGAAATACTCTCGGCAGCTGCAAAGTATGATGTTTCCTGCTCTTCAAGCGGCAGCTCTAGAAAAAATACAAAAGGTGGACTGGGTAACGGTTCAGCGTGTGGTATATGTCACAGCTGGTCAGATGATGGAAGATGTATATCTCTGCTAAAAATCCTGCAAACCAACAGTTGCATATACGACTGTGCTTACTGCGTTAACAGACTTTCCAACGACATTCCCAGAGCTACTTTTACCCCTCATGAAGTAGCTGGTTTAACTATAAATTTCTACAGAAGAAATTACATAGAAGGACTTTTTTTAAGTTCCTCAATAATTAAGAGCCCTAATTATACAATGGAACAGCTCTATGAATCAGTTAGATTATTACGTGAGGAATATAATTTCAATGGCTATATTCATCTCAAGGCAATTCCAGGTGCAGATCTTAGCCTTATTGAAGCCTCTGGCAGACTGGTAGACCGTATGAGCTTAAATATTGAATTACCCTCAAATAAAGGATTGCAGCTTCTGGCGCCACAGAAAACCCGAGAAACAATTTTAAAGCCTATGGGTTTCGTAAATTCTAAAATAATTGAAACAAAAGATAATAGAAAGTTTTTTAAGTCTTCCTCAAACTTTGTTCCTGCCGGTCAAAGTACACAGTTAATTGTAGGAGCTACTCCTGACCATGATCTCAAGATTTTGCGGCTTTCAGAAAGCCTTTATAAGGGATATAAGCTTAAAAGAGTATATTATTCTGCTTATGTACCAGTTTCAACCAACCCCAAACTACCTCTCATAAGCAAACCGCCTCTTTTGAGAGAACACCGCCTATACCAGGCAGACTGGCTGTTAAGATTCTATGGGTTTAACAGCAGTGAATTACTTGATGAAAAATATCCGGATTTCGATACAGAATTGGATCCAAAATCGAGCTGGGCTCTTAGGAATATTCACCTGTTTCCTGTAGACATTAATAAGGCTGACTATGAAATGCTTCTTAGAATTCCAGGTGTAGGTGTTCGCTCCGCTCAGAAAATCATTGCGGCAAGAAGAGTCAAACTGCTGGATTTTGATGATTTAAAAAAACTAGGTATAGTGTTAAAACGCGCAAGATTCTTTATAACCTGCAAAGGCAAATACTTTAGTAATATAGCCTTAAACGAATTTCATATAAGGCAGGCTCTCACAGATAAAAGTAAATTATCTCAGGATAACTGGGAGCAAATCTCCATGTTTTCCAATCTGGTCGAGATACCAACCCCTGAGGATAAATTCATGAGTTTGGCAGGTGAGCTATAA
- a CDS encoding M6 family metalloprotease domain-containing protein: protein MKSHVKSAMVLFGALFIIYFQQMLVVAAPHNGEVYSLKQPDNSYVQVKVYGDEFYQRIESIDGYTLVRDSDTNWICYAEVNKGQNDFVSTGIKYSKDENKEQQVEVKRKLTKGQKLNRKVIENKADKAKRIFFSQGFSQQNNISLCSENNLLQVQQTEEGTKILGLTLLIKFSDKDTDIAKQNVSDMINKVGYDGYGNNGSVRDYFYDVSGGEVIYNNYVTDFYVAKKPKSYYEDTDIEVGVRANELIQEALQDLESKGFDFSILSTNSNKIVLALNVLYAGSPDTGWGKGLWPHSGCLDETFTADDVKISAYQIAPLEKSLNITTYIHENGHMLFGWPDLYDYDSDSKGAGLYSVMSYSYGANPVPPDPYLRSICCGWGKVTTLNDLPDKTTVSVKAGSLEVFKFDGPNPEEYFLIENISKTGRWAKIPDEGLIIWHIDENGSNNWQDMTYEKHYMVSVEQADGEFDLEGNINYGDSSDLFDGSNYTAFNDTTSPSSKLWDGQSSGLNITNISIAGDTMTFTINNSNSSKTTATATPTPIPTATPTPIPTPTQDLSPTPTIIIGDVNGDNSVNSLDFAYTRMYLLGISSAFPSKNGIIAADVNADSSINSIDFAYIRQYLLGYIDKFPAIP, encoded by the coding sequence ATGAAAAGCCATGTAAAGTCGGCGATGGTTCTTTTTGGTGCACTGTTTATAATATATTTTCAGCAAATGTTAGTTGTTGCTGCACCTCATAATGGAGAGGTCTATTCATTAAAACAGCCTGACAACTCTTATGTACAGGTTAAAGTATATGGTGATGAGTTTTATCAGAGAATTGAAAGCATTGATGGTTATACTTTGGTGCGTGACTCGGATACAAACTGGATATGCTATGCGGAGGTTAACAAAGGTCAGAATGATTTTGTTTCCACAGGGATTAAATATTCAAAAGATGAAAATAAAGAACAGCAGGTAGAAGTAAAAAGAAAACTAACAAAAGGTCAAAAACTTAATAGAAAAGTAATTGAAAATAAGGCTGATAAAGCTAAAAGAATATTTTTTTCACAAGGTTTCTCTCAGCAAAACAATATAAGTTTATGCTCGGAAAATAATTTATTGCAGGTTCAACAGACAGAAGAAGGTACAAAAATTCTAGGATTAACTCTTCTAATTAAATTTTCTGATAAGGACACTGATATAGCCAAGCAAAATGTTTCTGATATGATAAATAAAGTTGGCTATGATGGTTATGGCAATAATGGATCAGTAAGAGATTATTTTTATGATGTTTCAGGTGGAGAAGTTATCTATAATAATTATGTTACAGACTTTTATGTTGCAAAAAAACCGAAGTCATATTACGAGGATACCGATATAGAAGTAGGGGTGAGGGCAAATGAGTTAATTCAAGAAGCATTGCAGGATCTTGAGTCAAAAGGGTTTGATTTTTCTATACTATCTACAAATAGTAATAAAATAGTCCTGGCTCTTAATGTATTATATGCAGGCAGCCCTGATACGGGATGGGGAAAAGGGCTCTGGCCGCATTCTGGATGCTTGGACGAAACCTTTACTGCTGATGACGTAAAGATATCAGCTTACCAGATAGCTCCATTAGAGAAAAGTCTCAATATTACCACATATATTCATGAAAATGGGCATATGCTTTTTGGATGGCCGGATTTGTATGATTATGATTCTGATTCAAAAGGAGCGGGTTTATATTCTGTGATGTCTTATTCATATGGTGCAAATCCTGTACCACCAGATCCTTATTTAAGAAGCATATGTTGTGGATGGGGGAAAGTAACGACGCTGAATGATTTACCGGATAAAACTACAGTTTCTGTAAAGGCAGGGTCGTTAGAAGTGTTCAAATTTGATGGACCTAATCCGGAAGAGTATTTTTTGATTGAGAACATTAGTAAAACCGGAAGATGGGCTAAGATTCCCGATGAGGGGTTAATTATATGGCACATTGATGAGAATGGAAGTAATAATTGGCAGGATATGACCTATGAAAAACATTATATGGTTTCTGTTGAACAGGCAGATGGAGAATTTGATTTAGAGGGGAATATTAATTACGGAGATAGTAGTGATTTGTTTGATGGTTCTAACTATACTGCCTTTAATGATACAACAAGCCCGAGTTCTAAATTGTGGGATGGACAGTCATCAGGATTGAACATAACCAATATAAGTATTGCGGGAGATACTATGACATTTACAATTAATAACTCCAATAGTTCGAAAACAACAGCTACAGCAACGCCTACACCAATACCTACAGCAACGCCTACACCAATACCTACACCAACACAAGATTTATCCCCAACACCTACAATAATCATAGGCGATGTAAATGGTGATAATTCAGTTAATTCCTTGGATTTTGCTTATACAAGGATGTATCTGCTAGGTATAAGCAGTGCTTTTCCAAGTAAAAATGGGATAATAGCGGCTGATGTTAATGCTGATAGCTCAATCAATTCAATTGATTTTGCCTATATTAGACAGTATTTACTTGGTTATATAGATAAATTTCCAGCTATTCCTTAG
- a CDS encoding TIGR03915 family putative DNA repair protein: MINYFYDSTFEGLLTAIYEAYYRHEIPAHIFSSTCIQQSLLDTNVHITTDAEKASKVYNSIREKISYQALKNVYHAYLSELNDIEVQILNYIRLGYKEGRQVDLHLSDDRVLPVHSAARKVTRESHLILGILRFKQLENNVYYAQYTPDHNITTLISGHFTRRFSDQNWIIHDIKRNYAAVFDKNDCIFIDLANESQLSDSESNDNYEDLWKNYFTNICIKERINPKLQKRNLPARYWNFLTEKQLQTKE, encoded by the coding sequence ATGATCAATTACTTTTATGACAGCACATTTGAAGGTCTTCTTACAGCAATATATGAAGCATATTACAGACACGAAATACCTGCCCACATTTTTTCATCAACATGCATTCAGCAGAGTTTGCTGGATACTAATGTACATATTACTACTGATGCTGAAAAGGCATCGAAGGTTTACAACAGTATTCGCGAAAAAATCTCTTACCAGGCCTTAAAAAATGTCTATCATGCCTATTTATCAGAGTTAAACGATATTGAGGTTCAAATTCTTAATTATATCAGGCTTGGATATAAGGAAGGCCGACAAGTAGACCTTCATCTTTCTGATGACAGAGTTTTGCCTGTCCATTCCGCCGCAAGAAAAGTAACGCGTGAAAGCCATCTGATACTTGGTATTTTGAGATTCAAACAGCTTGAAAACAATGTCTATTATGCTCAATACACTCCTGATCATAATATTACGACTTTGATATCAGGCCATTTTACCAGGAGATTTTCAGACCAGAACTGGATAATTCACGATATAAAAAGAAACTATGCTGCAGTGTTTGATAAAAATGATTGTATCTTTATAGACCTTGCCAACGAATCTCAGCTATCTGATTCTGAAAGCAACGATAATTATGAGGATCTTTGGAAAAACTACTTTACAAATATATGTATCAAAGAGAGGATAAATCCCAAACTTCAAAAACGCAATTTGCCCGCAAGATATTGGAACTTTCTAACTGAAAAGCAGTTGCAAACTAAGGAATAG